The following proteins are co-located in the Manihot esculenta cultivar AM560-2 chromosome 7, M.esculenta_v8, whole genome shotgun sequence genome:
- the LOC110619510 gene encoding PP2A regulatory subunit TAP46, whose product MGECKMDDMSLPSLFEEARKIHLMATEFAADQEMVKKGCKALERCEEMICKLGLFSANETKDDISTTNLKYILVPYYLGERTEKIAQDDRMQILKASQAKLKEFLSFCETLELVPEEELHTSSQGGSNSFAERRAQKIARFNRQKAAQAKLLEIKERKERRGRSTRATALSTPVEAGEEDVLDDDGEEEREAWLAMISLAICKAIDLLDMLKKEEEILSVIKERQLKEGDKEFSQSILDERTKKAEAWHREAAARAQYTKPAPPITCATFAQDVLEGRANVSQAHDHKHQPMIFGPASLVGGSLTSERERMAAQVFQPSHRLPTMSIEEAGLREMEIMNKWQERNAKLMAEANSAWYKDGPKVKSGEEEDDEDDDAAVQKARAWDDWKDDNPRGAGNKKLTPCG is encoded by the exons ATGGGTGAATGCAAAATGGACGACATGTCTCTCCCATCTCTGTTCGAGGAAGCCCGGAAGATCCATTTAATGGCGACGGAATTCGCTGCTGATCAG GAGATGGTGAAAAAGGGATGTAAGGCACTGGAGAGATGTGAGGAAATGATCTGTAAACTTGGGTTGTTCTCAGCCAATGAGACCAAGGATGATATCAGCACTACTAATCTTAAATACATTCTG GTTCCATACTATCTTGGTGAGCGGACTGAAAAAATAGCACAGGATGATAGGATGCAAATTCTTAAGGCTTCCCAGGCAAAGTTAAAG GAATTCCTTTCTTTTTGTGAGACATTGGAACTTGTACCGGAGGAGGAATTACATACATCTTCTCAAGGGGGTTCAAATTCTTTTGCAGAAAGAAGAGCCCAAAAG ATTGCCCGATTCAATCGCCAAAAAGCTGCTCAAGCAAAGCTGCTGGAAATAAAGGAGCGAAAAGAACGACGTGGCCGTTCAACTAGGGCAACTGCCTTATCAACTCCAGTTGAGGCTGGAGAAGAAGATGTATTGGATgatgatggagaagaagagcgGGAG GCTTGGCTTGCTATGATCTCTTTGGCCATATGTAAG GCAATCGATCTGCTTGACATGTTAAAGAAGGAGGAAGAAATCCTTTCTGTTATAAAGGAAAGACAACTCAAG GAAGGGGACAAGGAATTTTCGCAATCTATTCTTGATGAGCGAACAAAGAAAGCAGAAGCTTGGCACCGTGAAGCTGCTGCTCGAGCGCAATACACCAAGCCAGCACCACCTATCACCTGTGCTACTTTTGCTcaagatgttctagaagggagAGCAAACGTTTCGCAGGCACATGATCACAAGCACCAGCCAATGATATTTGGACCGGCAAGTCTTGTAGGTGGAAGTCTAACAAGTGAAAGGGAAAGGATGGCAGCACAAGTATTCCAACCTAGCCACAG GTTGCCAACCATGAGTATAGAAGAAGCTGGGTTGAGGGAGATGGAGATCATGAATAAATGGCAAGAGAGAAATGCTAAACTCATGGCAGAAGCCAACTCTGCATGGTACAAGGACGGTCCAAAGGTAAAATCtggtgaagaagaagatgatgaagatgatgatgcAGCTGTGCAGAAGGCAAGGGCATGGGATGACTGGAAAGATGATAATCCTCGGGGTGCTGGTAATAAGAAGCTCACCCCCTGCGGTTAA